From the genome of Phyllostomus discolor isolate MPI-MPIP mPhyDis1 chromosome 12, mPhyDis1.pri.v3, whole genome shotgun sequence, one region includes:
- the LOC114510893 gene encoding LOW QUALITY PROTEIN: protein YIPF3-like (The sequence of the model RefSeq protein was modified relative to this genomic sequence to represent the inferred CDS: inserted 1 base in 1 codon), whose product MASTAAPASGSRNGAGPEWGGFEENIQGGGSAVLDMENMDDTSGSSFEDMGELHQRLREEEVDADAAAAEDEDGEFLGMKGFKGQLSRQVADQMWQAGKRQASRAFSLYANIDILRPYFDVEPAQVRSRLLESMIPVKMVNFPQKIAGELYGPLMLVFTLVAILLHGMKTSDTIIREGTLMGTAIGTCFGYWLGVSSFIYFLTYLCNAQITMLQMLALLGYGLFGHCIVLFITYNIHLHALFYLFWLLXGGLSTLRMVAVLVSRTVGPTQRLLLCGTLATLHMLFLLYLHFAYHKVVEGILDTLEGPNIPPMQRVPRDLPAALPAARLPATLLNATARAVVVTLQSH is encoded by the exons ATGGCATCTACGGCCGCGCCGGCCAGCGGCTCTCGAAACGGGGCTGGCCCGGAATGGGGAGGGTTCGAAGAAAACATCCAGGGTGGGGGCTCAGCTGTGCTTGACATGGAGAACATGGATGATACTTCAGGCTCTAGCTTCGAGGATATGGGTGAGCTGCATCAGCGTCTGCGCGAGGAAGAAGTAGATGCTGATGCAGCTGCTGCTGAAGATGAGGATGGAGAATTCCTGGGCATGAAGGGCTTTAAGGGACAGCTGAGCCGGCAGGTGGCTGATCAGATGTGGCAGGCAGGGAAGAGACAAGCTTCTAGGGCCTTCAGCTTGTATGCCAACATCGACATCCTGAGACCCTACTTTGATGTGGAGCCCGCCCAGGTGCGAAGCAGGCTCCTGGAGTCCATGATCCCTGTCAAGATGGTCAACTTCCCCCAGAAAATCGCAGGTGAGCTCTATGGGCCTCTCATGCTGGTCTTCACGTTGGTTGCCATCCTCCTCCACGGGATGAAGACATCTGACACCATTATCCGGGAGGGCACCCTGATGGGCACAGCCATTGGCACCTGCTTTGGCTACTGGCTGGGAGTCTCATCCTTCATTTACTTCCTCACCTACCTGTGCAACGCCCAGATCACCATGCTCCAGATGCTGGCACTGCTGGGCTATGGCCTCTTTGGGCACTGCATTGTCCTGTTCATCACCTACAACATCCACCTCcatgccctcttctacctcttctGGCTGC GTGGGGGGCTGTCCACCCTGCGCATGGTGGCTGTGTTGGTGTCACGGACTGTGGGCCCCACACAGCGGCTGCTCCTCTGTGGCACCCTAGCCACCCTGCACATGCTCTTCCTGCTCTATCTGCATTTTGCCTACCACAAGGTGGTGGAGGGGATCCTGGACACACTGGAGGGCCCCAACATCCCACCCATGCAGAGGGTCCCCAGAGACCTCCCTGCTGCACTCCCTGCTGCTAGGCTTCCAGCCACCTTGCTCAACGCCACAGCCAGGGCTGTCGTGGTCACCCTGCAGTCACACTGA
- the LOC114510803 gene encoding zinc finger protein OZF-like: protein SGIESRKDFHGGENLQLLGECEDAASQNHKLVQCESICCNKEFYEVSKHGKAFRQLLDLIPRGRVYTGEKLFDCSDCGKSFSQSSSFIQQQRIPGGEKQHECTLCGNSYSFCYKLLLVQHQRIHNGEKPYECSKCWKTFFCSLSLSEHHRIQSGKKPYEYSDSGKFFRGKNKHIDHCSRHSDKRPFECIECGKSFSRKYCLERHSGVHTGEKPYECNECGKSFSRKYHLQRHGRVHTGEKLYDYNDCEKSINPGSSLLQHQSIQSREKQYECTFCGKCFCYKSVLIKHERIHTGENPYECSECGKSFHLSFSLIQHHKIHSGEKPYECSDCEKFFRQKSKLIDHYRGHTGERPYECIQCGKSFIRKHHLQTHRRVHTGEKPYECGECGKTFGKKFNLLQHRKLHTGEKPFECSDCGKSFSQRSNLFHHKRVHTEEKPYECCDCGKSFSQSFSLLQHQRVHTGEKPFECTDCLKSFNQRSALIQHKKLHTGEKPFECNDYGKSFTQSSMLIYHFRGHTGERPYEYSECGKCFRQSSSLSRHHIVHSRVKPYE, encoded by the coding sequence AGTGGCATTGAGAGTAGGAAGGACTTTCATGGTGGAGAAAATCTTCAGCTGTTGGGTGAATGTGAAGATGCTGCCAGCCAGAACCACAAACTTGTTCAGTGTGAGAGTATCTGCTGCAATAAAGAGTTTTATGAGGTTAGTAAACATGGTAAGGCCTTTAGACAACTTCTGGACCTCATTCCACGTGGGAGAGTTTACACTGGAGAAAAGTTGTTTGATTGTAGTGATTGTGGAAAGTCCTTTAGCCAAAGCTCTAGCTTCATTCAACAGCAAAGAATTCCTGGTGGAGAAAAGCAACATGAGTGCACTCTTTGTGGCAACTCTTATAGCTTTTGCTATAAGTTGCTCCTTGTTCAGCATCAGAGAATTCACAATGGTGAAAAGCCTTATGAGTGTAGTAAATGTTGGAAgacttttttctgttctttgtctCTCAGTGAACATCACAGAATTCAGAGTGGTAAAAAACCTTATGAGTATAGTGACTCTGGGAAGTTTttcagaggaaagaataaacacattgaTCACTGCAGCAGGCACTCAGATAAAAGGCCTTTTGAGTGTattgaatgtgggaaatcttttagtcGCAAATATTGCCTTGAAAGACACAgtggagttcacactggagaaaagccttatgagtgtaatgaatgtgggaaatcttttagtcGCAAATATCACCTCCAGAGACATgggagagttcacactggagaaaagttGTATGATTATAATGACTGTGAGAAGTCCATCAACCCAGGTTCTAGCCTCCTTCAACACCAGAGTATTCAAAGTAGAGAAAAGCAGTATGAGTGTACTTTTTGTGGGAAATGTTTTTGCTACAAATCTGTTCTCATTAAGCATGAGAGAATTCACACCGGTGAAAATCCTTATGAATGTAGTGAATGTGGGAAGTCTTTtcacctttccttttctctaattcAACATCATAAAATTCACAGTGGTGAAAAACCTTATGAGTGTAGTGATTGTGAGAAATTTTTCAGACAAAAGTCTAAACTCATTGATCACTACAGAGGTCACACTGGTGAGAGGCCTTATGAGTGTATTCAGTGTGGAAAATCTTTTATTCGCAAGCATCACCTCCAAACACACAGGAGAgtccacactggagaaaagccttatgaaTGTGGCGAATGTGGAAAAACATTTGGGAAAAAGTTTAACCTCCTTCAACATAGGAaacttcacactggagaaaagccttttGAGTGTAGTGATTGTGGGAAGTCTTTCAGCCAAAGATCTAACCTCTTTCATCACAAGAGAGTTCACACTGAAGAAAAGCCTTATGAATGTTGTGATTGTGGGAAGTCCTTCAGCCAAAGCTTTAGCCTCCTTCAacaccagagagttcacactggagaaaagccctTTGAGTGTACTGATTGTTTGAAGTCCTTCAACCAAAGGTCTGCTCTCATTCAACACAAGAaacttcacactggagaaaagccatTTGAGTGTAATGATTATGGGAAATCTTTCACACAAAGTAGTATGCTCATTTATCACTTCAGAGGTCACACTGGGGAAAGACCTTATGAGTATAGTGAGTGTGGGAAGTGTTTTAGACAAAGCTCTAGCCTTTCCCGTCACCACATAGTTCATAGTAGAGTAAAGCCTTATGAATGA